Proteins from one Arthrobacter sp. Soc17.1.1.1 genomic window:
- a CDS encoding glycosyltransferase family 4 protein produces the protein MRILFDARFTRTDHHDGISRYGASLIAALARTDDVVMLISDPRQLALLPDVPHVRITSPLSPAELFVALRINRLRPDVVVCPMQTMGSWGRRYPLVLTLHDLIYYQNPTPPSFLPLPVRLLWRLYHLAYWPQRLLLNRADVVATISATTAGLIERHRLTSRPVLLVGNAPQPTGRRRDPDAPRSASLLYMGSFMPYKNVETLVRAMALLPGSTLRLLSRIAPERRAELAALAATADRVVFHDGVTDAEYEDLLHDSTALVTLSKAEGYGLPIIEAMNTGTPVIASDIPIFREVGGTAALLVDPDDAHAVAAAVRSLEEPGRWAEASRAGLARAATYSWAVSADQLRQACRRAMDEHGRRRRKR, from the coding sequence ATGAGGATCCTGTTCGACGCGCGCTTCACGCGCACCGACCACCACGACGGCATCAGCCGCTACGGGGCCAGCCTGATCGCCGCCCTCGCCCGGACGGACGACGTCGTGATGCTCATCAGCGACCCTCGGCAGCTCGCGCTCCTGCCCGACGTCCCGCATGTGCGGATCACCAGCCCGCTCTCCCCCGCCGAGCTCTTCGTCGCCCTCCGCATCAACCGCCTGAGGCCCGACGTCGTGGTGTGTCCCATGCAGACCATGGGTTCCTGGGGCCGCCGGTACCCGCTCGTCCTCACCCTGCACGACCTCATCTACTACCAGAACCCGACGCCGCCGTCGTTCCTCCCGCTGCCCGTGCGCCTGCTGTGGCGGCTCTACCACCTCGCCTACTGGCCGCAGCGCCTCCTGCTGAACCGGGCCGACGTCGTGGCCACCATCTCCGCCACCACGGCAGGACTCATCGAGCGGCACCGGCTCACGTCCCGGCCCGTGCTGCTCGTCGGGAACGCGCCGCAGCCCACCGGGCGCCGTCGCGACCCCGACGCGCCGCGGTCGGCGTCGCTGCTCTACATGGGATCCTTCATGCCCTACAAGAACGTCGAGACGCTGGTACGGGCCATGGCGCTGCTGCCCGGCTCCACGCTCCGCCTGCTCAGCCGCATCGCGCCCGAGCGCCGCGCCGAGCTGGCGGCGCTCGCCGCCACGGCGGACCGCGTGGTCTTCCATGACGGCGTGACCGACGCGGAGTACGAGGACCTGCTCCACGACTCCACCGCCCTCGTGACGCTTTCGAAGGCCGAAGGCTATGGGCTGCCTATCATCGAGGCGATGAACACCGGGACACCCGTGATCGCGAGCGACATCCCGATCTTCCGGGAGGTCGGAGGCACAGCCGCGCTTCTCGTCGACCCCGACGATGCCCACGCCGTGGCGGCCGCCGTGCGCTCCCTCGAGGAACCCGGGCGCTGGGCCGAGGCGTCCCGCGCGGGCCTGGCACGGGCCGCCACCTACTCGTGGGCGGTGTCGGCCGACCAGCTGCGCCAGGCATGCCGGCGGGCGATGGACGAGCACGGGCGACGGCGGCGGAAGCGCTGA
- a CDS encoding phosphotransferase, whose translation MDGEPAHAPAFDRAILGPADVTDEALAAMVAEHLGVGAVELTGCRAEVAEYDLDALTTAGRFWVHGTARHAGEVSPYSFFVKVVQSWTRSPQFANVPEPLREIAAASLPWRNEPAVYRSDLGARLPDGLSMPRAYAVIDIDDLSAGLWLQSIEHDASPWRAGTFARAAYLLGRLAASPTIRPLRALGSTQVVRSYAAARLEHQVLPVLHSEELWAHPLIAPAFGGLRKRLHRAVEALPGYVRELEGAPLGTAHGDACPRNLLAVGTDQEGFALIDFGLWCEAPLGFDLTQLLIGEVQLGERSAAELTQLEALCLPAYHQGLSDEGCDVPIDALRRTHALLMLMFFGLTAVPLEVLFGAPAPGSASALGERARAASFVLDLVESTTGT comes from the coding sequence ATGGATGGCGAGCCGGCCCACGCGCCGGCCTTCGACAGGGCGATCCTCGGACCGGCGGATGTCACCGACGAGGCGCTCGCCGCGATGGTCGCAGAACATCTCGGCGTCGGCGCCGTCGAACTGACCGGTTGCCGCGCCGAGGTGGCCGAGTACGATCTCGATGCCCTCACCACGGCCGGGCGCTTCTGGGTCCACGGCACGGCGCGGCACGCGGGTGAGGTGTCCCCGTACTCCTTCTTCGTCAAGGTGGTCCAGTCCTGGACCCGCTCGCCCCAGTTCGCGAATGTCCCCGAGCCGCTGCGCGAGATCGCGGCGGCGAGCCTGCCCTGGCGCAACGAGCCCGCCGTCTACCGGTCCGATCTCGGGGCCCGCCTTCCCGACGGATTGTCGATGCCCCGTGCGTACGCCGTCATCGACATCGACGATCTCTCCGCCGGTCTCTGGCTGCAGTCCATCGAGCACGATGCAAGCCCTTGGCGGGCGGGCACGTTCGCACGCGCCGCCTATCTGCTCGGCAGACTGGCAGCGAGCCCCACCATCCGGCCTCTCCGGGCCCTGGGGAGCACGCAGGTGGTCCGCAGCTACGCCGCTGCACGGCTCGAGCATCAGGTCCTGCCGGTACTTCACAGCGAGGAACTGTGGGCCCACCCGCTGATCGCACCGGCCTTCGGTGGGCTGCGGAAGCGCCTGCACAGGGCGGTAGAGGCACTACCGGGCTACGTGCGCGAGCTCGAGGGTGCTCCGCTCGGCACAGCGCACGGCGACGCGTGCCCGCGCAACCTCCTCGCGGTGGGCACGGATCAGGAGGGGTTCGCGCTGATCGACTTCGGGTTATGGTGCGAGGCGCCGCTGGGTTTCGACCTCACCCAGCTCCTGATCGGTGAAGTACAGCTCGGAGAGCGATCGGCCGCCGAACTCACGCAGCTCGAAGCGCTGTGCCTGCCCGCCTACCACCAGGGTCTGTCCGACGAAGGCTGCGATGTACCGATCGATGCCCTTCGCCGGACCCACGCCCTCCTGATGCTGATGTTCTTCGGATTGACCGCAGTACCACTGGAGGTCCTGTTCGGTGCCCCTGCCCCAGGGTCGGCAAGTGCCCTGGGCGAGCGCGCGCGAGCTGCCTCCTTCGTCCTCGACCTGGTCGAGTCCACCACCGGCACCTGA
- a CDS encoding SRPBCC family protein, with product MNTTPNVPYRLEFSVEVPGTAEQVWQAIATAKGMSAWFLPTEMEEREGGSVHFSMGPEMGSDGQVTGWEPPRRLVYEEDWAALMGKDPGTLSPLTSEFLVEAQSGGTCVVRVTSSGFGTGAAWEPEFWDDMGSSWMPFFDNLRLYLSHFPGQEASLLEAVASHPGDAQTLWSTLQGALGLGAEGAAVELRGATGTVERVGERQALVRLTAPVPGMLSVFTLGDSDSTAMAGVRAYLFSADASDYVRREESAWQTWLQGLTIPA from the coding sequence ATGAACACCACCCCGAACGTCCCGTACCGCCTCGAATTCAGCGTCGAAGTGCCGGGAACCGCAGAGCAGGTCTGGCAGGCCATCGCCACGGCCAAAGGCATGAGCGCCTGGTTCCTGCCCACCGAGATGGAGGAGCGCGAGGGCGGTTCCGTGCACTTCTCCATGGGCCCCGAGATGGGCTCGGACGGCCAGGTCACGGGCTGGGAACCACCACGGCGCCTCGTCTACGAGGAGGATTGGGCCGCCCTCATGGGCAAGGACCCGGGCACGCTCAGCCCGCTGACGTCGGAGTTCCTCGTCGAGGCGCAGTCCGGCGGCACGTGTGTCGTGCGGGTCACCAGCAGCGGCTTCGGTACCGGTGCAGCGTGGGAGCCGGAGTTCTGGGACGACATGGGGTCCAGCTGGATGCCGTTCTTCGACAACCTGCGCCTGTACCTGTCGCACTTCCCCGGTCAGGAGGCTTCCCTGCTCGAGGCCGTCGCCTCCCACCCCGGCGACGCCCAGACCCTGTGGTCGACCCTCCAGGGAGCGCTCGGGCTGGGCGCCGAGGGGGCAGCGGTCGAGCTGCGAGGTGCTACCGGCACCGTGGAGCGGGTCGGCGAGCGCCAGGCGCTGGTCCGGCTCACCGCCCCGGTCCCCGGGATGCTCAGCGTCTTCACCTTGGGAGACAGCGACAGCACGGCCATGGCGGGCGTCCGGGCCTACCTGTTCTCCGCCGACGCGTCCGACTACGTACGGCGTGAGGAATCCGCGTGGCAGACCTGGCTGCAGGGCCTCACCATTCCGGCCTGA
- a CDS encoding ArsR/SmtB family transcription factor encodes MQDVEVIENAEAAAVVLDPVRARLLGELAVPASAAGLAARVGITRQKVNYHLKALETHGLVTLFEERRHGGITERVLRASAASYVVSPAAVSASAADPDTNDDHLSAGYLIALAGRLVREVGALARRAGTSGRSLPTLTIDTQIGFRSAADRAAFADDLTAAVLDLAARYHHDDGRPHRLVVAAHPLPEENR; translated from the coding sequence ATGCAGGACGTCGAAGTCATCGAGAACGCGGAGGCCGCGGCCGTCGTGCTGGATCCGGTCCGTGCCCGCCTGCTCGGCGAGCTGGCCGTTCCGGCCTCCGCCGCGGGCCTCGCCGCCCGCGTCGGCATCACACGCCAGAAGGTCAACTACCACCTGAAGGCGCTCGAGACGCACGGCCTGGTCACCCTGTTCGAGGAACGCCGGCACGGTGGGATCACCGAACGGGTGCTGCGGGCGTCTGCTGCGTCCTATGTCGTGTCGCCGGCGGCCGTGAGCGCCTCGGCTGCCGATCCGGACACCAACGACGACCACCTGTCGGCGGGCTACCTCATCGCCCTGGCCGGTCGCCTGGTGCGTGAGGTCGGGGCCCTGGCGCGCCGAGCGGGCACTTCCGGCAGGAGCCTGCCGACCCTGACCATCGACACGCAGATCGGCTTCCGGTCGGCCGCCGACCGGGCTGCCTTCGCCGACGACCTGACCGCCGCGGTGCTGGACCTGGCCGCTCGCTATCACCATGACGACGGGCGCCCGCACCGGCTCGTCGTCGCCGCGCACCCCCTTCCCGAGGAGAACCGATGA
- a CDS encoding VOC family protein, whose protein sequence is MAAPQIYISFPGTAREALGFYAETFGGELSLHTYQDFSRHDGPPAAIAHGTLDGPVALAGADAAAGEATVRCEGLMLSLLGTAEPAVLHDWFARLSVGGSVVDPLARRPWGASDGHVVDRNGLHWLIGYEPDA, encoded by the coding sequence ATGGCTGCACCCCAGATCTACATCAGCTTCCCGGGGACCGCGCGCGAGGCGCTCGGCTTCTACGCAGAGACCTTCGGCGGTGAACTCTCCCTGCACACCTACCAGGACTTCTCACGCCACGACGGCCCGCCGGCGGCGATCGCCCACGGCACACTGGACGGCCCCGTGGCGCTGGCCGGAGCAGACGCGGCCGCAGGTGAGGCGACCGTGCGCTGCGAGGGACTGATGCTCTCGCTGCTGGGCACCGCCGAGCCCGCGGTCCTCCATGACTGGTTCGCAAGGCTCTCCGTCGGCGGGTCCGTCGTCGATCCTCTGGCGAGGAGACCCTGGGGTGCGTCGGACGGACATGTGGTCGACCGCAACGGACTCCACTGGCTCATCGGCTACGAGCCCGACGCCTGA
- a CDS encoding NADP-dependent oxidoreductase — MKAIQYHETGGPDVLHYGEIEQPAPAAGQVRLRVAASAFSAADDGMRAGFLPIPIQLPHVPGYDVSGIIDAVGDGVEAVAVGDPVIAFLPMERDGGAAEYVVAPVDAVVAAPTSIPLADAAGLPSVALTAWQALFDEGELEAGRRVLIVGAGGVVGKYAIQLAKRAGVHVIATASPRSIDAVRAAGADQIVDHTDTDLLGALDGRVDVLLNLAPLDPDRFVAYVTAVRDGGLVVSTTAFMATPGDDTRGVRARTVFVRPDRDRLAQLVALVDDGALTVEVTRRITLPELPALHAEAGAGRVTGKVIVIPA; from the coding sequence ATGAAGGCGATCCAGTACCACGAGACCGGCGGACCCGACGTCCTGCACTACGGCGAGATCGAGCAGCCGGCCCCGGCCGCCGGGCAGGTGCGCCTGCGCGTCGCCGCGTCGGCGTTCAGTGCTGCTGACGACGGCATGCGTGCCGGATTCCTGCCGATCCCGATCCAGCTGCCGCATGTGCCGGGCTACGACGTCTCCGGCATCATCGACGCGGTCGGTGACGGCGTCGAGGCAGTGGCGGTCGGCGATCCGGTGATCGCCTTCCTGCCGATGGAGCGCGACGGCGGCGCTGCCGAGTATGTCGTCGCACCCGTGGATGCCGTCGTCGCAGCGCCCACGAGCATCCCCCTGGCCGATGCTGCGGGGCTGCCGTCGGTGGCCCTGACGGCATGGCAGGCGCTCTTCGACGAGGGCGAGCTGGAGGCGGGCCGGCGCGTCCTGATCGTCGGTGCGGGCGGTGTCGTGGGGAAGTACGCCATCCAGCTCGCCAAGCGCGCCGGCGTCCACGTCATCGCCACGGCCAGCCCGCGCAGCATCGATGCCGTTCGGGCCGCCGGCGCGGACCAGATCGTCGACCACACGGACACGGATCTGCTCGGCGCCCTCGACGGGCGGGTCGACGTGCTGTTGAATCTCGCACCGCTCGATCCGGACCGGTTCGTCGCCTACGTCACCGCCGTCCGCGACGGAGGCCTGGTCGTGAGTACGACGGCATTCATGGCGACCCCTGGTGACGACACCAGGGGTGTGCGCGCGAGGACCGTGTTCGTCCGTCCCGACCGTGACCGGCTCGCGCAACTCGTGGCCCTGGTCGACGACGGCGCTCTCACCGTCGAGGTGACGCGGAGGATCACGCTCCCGGAACTGCCCGCCCTCCATGCCGAGGCCGGGGCCGGCCGCGTTACGGGAAAGGTGATCGTCATCCCTGCCTGA
- a CDS encoding MarR family winged helix-turn-helix transcriptional regulator — protein sequence MTERPAPLTPTQLDAYFAFTEVSSLLRPAVEKQLRDVGGLSYVQFQLLARLGDAPDGHLRMTDLADGVVYSRSGLTYQAQLLDQRGLVTRSPSPDDERSTVVAITAAGRDVLSAVFPGHIEAVRELLFAPLDDDDAGELARILGRVSAHLRAAPPRSAARRRKT from the coding sequence ATGACCGAAAGACCCGCACCACTGACGCCGACGCAGCTCGATGCCTATTTCGCCTTCACGGAGGTGAGCAGCCTTCTGCGCCCTGCGGTCGAGAAGCAGCTCCGGGACGTCGGGGGCCTGAGCTACGTCCAGTTCCAGCTGCTGGCACGCCTGGGGGACGCCCCCGACGGCCACCTGCGCATGACCGATCTCGCCGATGGTGTGGTCTACAGCCGCAGTGGCCTGACCTACCAGGCCCAGCTGCTCGACCAGCGCGGCCTGGTGACCCGCTCACCGTCCCCCGACGACGAGCGCAGCACCGTCGTCGCCATCACCGCGGCCGGACGTGACGTCCTCTCGGCGGTGTTCCCGGGCCATATCGAGGCCGTCCGCGAGCTCCTGTTCGCTCCCCTCGACGACGACGACGCCGGCGAGCTCGCCCGCATCCTCGGTCGCGTCAGCGCGCATCTCCGGGCGGCCCCGCCGCGCTCGGCGGCCCGACGACGGAAGACGTGA
- a CDS encoding PAS and ANTAR domain-containing protein, giving the protein MTSAYEPSVPLSGALSSVETFLDCPTGTVEHHFSDGVFRWSDELYRIHGYERGEVVPTLELGMSHIIPSERAAAEAFWAQVTTTGGPASIYTAIRSLTGQTRNLLISADLILDDGRPVGVWALVVDLTRSMHVDRHQLASEAVAASALNRAVIEQAKGILMARAGLTASEAFTRISSHSQATNRKAVVICQEIIDRTYQVTGQASEQALADLMPAPPAAGPVAGPS; this is encoded by the coding sequence ATGACCAGTGCGTATGAGCCCTCCGTGCCCCTGTCAGGGGCCCTGTCCAGCGTCGAGACCTTCCTCGACTGTCCTACCGGCACCGTGGAGCACCACTTCTCCGACGGTGTCTTCCGCTGGTCGGACGAGCTGTACCGCATCCACGGCTACGAACGCGGCGAGGTCGTGCCCACCCTCGAGCTGGGCATGTCGCACATCATCCCGTCCGAGCGCGCCGCCGCCGAGGCGTTCTGGGCCCAGGTGACGACGACCGGCGGACCGGCATCGATCTACACCGCCATCCGCTCCCTCACCGGGCAGACCCGAAACCTCCTCATCTCCGCGGATCTGATCCTCGACGACGGACGGCCCGTCGGGGTGTGGGCACTGGTCGTCGACCTGACCCGGTCCATGCACGTCGACCGGCACCAGCTCGCGAGCGAGGCCGTCGCCGCGTCCGCGCTGAACCGGGCCGTCATCGAGCAGGCCAAGGGCATCCTCATGGCACGCGCGGGCCTGACCGCCAGTGAGGCGTTCACCCGCATCAGCTCCCACAGCCAGGCCACCAACCGCAAGGCCGTCGTCATCTGCCAGGAGATCATCGATCGCACCTACCAGGTCACCGGGCAGGCGAGCGAGCAGGCACTCGCAGACCTGATGCCCGCACCCCCTGCGGCAGGCCCGGTGGCGGGTCCCTCCTAG
- the fmdA gene encoding formamidase, translating to MPDVIFPLDSTRKFEDQEKVGHNRWHPEIPPVATVKPGDSFRVHCREWFDGAIVNDDSADDILNAPLLTVHKLSGPFAVEGAKPGDLLVVDILDVGPIPQEDAGPLAGQGWGYTGIFSRNNGGGFLTDQFPDAYKAIWDFSGQVASSRHVPEVSYVGLIHPGLMGTAPSAGLLAKWNKREGDLIATDPNRVPPLALPPEPRHAVLGSLAASEIDRVAGEAARTAPPRENGGNQDIKNLSKGSRIFYPVFVDGANLSLGDLHFSQGDGEITFCGAIEMGGFIDLRVDVIKGGMDTYGVSENAIFMPGIVDPRYSEWIAFSGTSVTLDGKQHYLDSHLSYQRACLHAIDYLTKFGYSPEQAYLLLGSAPIEGRLSGVVDIPNSCSTVYIPTAIFDFDVRPSAAGPHRVDPGMGAPRSSNA from the coding sequence ATGCCTGACGTCATATTCCCGCTCGATTCGACCAGGAAATTCGAGGACCAGGAGAAGGTCGGACACAACCGCTGGCATCCCGAGATCCCACCGGTCGCAACGGTGAAGCCGGGGGATTCCTTCAGGGTCCACTGCCGCGAGTGGTTCGACGGCGCGATCGTCAACGACGACTCCGCGGACGACATCCTCAACGCCCCGCTGCTCACCGTCCACAAACTCAGCGGCCCGTTCGCCGTCGAAGGAGCGAAACCGGGAGATCTCCTCGTGGTGGACATCCTCGACGTCGGTCCCATCCCGCAGGAGGACGCGGGGCCCCTGGCCGGGCAGGGCTGGGGCTACACGGGGATCTTCTCCCGGAACAACGGCGGCGGTTTCCTGACCGACCAGTTCCCTGACGCCTACAAGGCCATCTGGGACTTCTCCGGGCAGGTGGCGTCGTCGCGGCATGTGCCGGAAGTGTCCTATGTCGGCCTCATCCACCCGGGCCTGATGGGGACCGCACCGTCCGCCGGTCTGCTGGCGAAGTGGAACAAGCGTGAGGGTGACCTGATCGCCACCGATCCGAACCGCGTACCCCCGCTCGCGCTGCCGCCCGAGCCCCGACACGCCGTGCTCGGGAGCCTGGCCGCCTCCGAGATCGATCGGGTCGCCGGGGAGGCGGCCCGCACCGCGCCACCACGGGAGAACGGCGGCAACCAGGACATCAAGAACCTCTCGAAGGGCTCACGCATCTTCTACCCGGTGTTCGTGGACGGCGCGAATCTGTCCCTGGGCGATCTGCACTTCTCCCAGGGGGACGGTGAGATCACCTTCTGCGGTGCCATCGAGATGGGCGGTTTCATCGACCTCCGGGTCGACGTCATCAAGGGCGGCATGGACACCTACGGCGTGAGTGAGAATGCCATCTTCATGCCCGGGATCGTGGACCCCCGGTACAGCGAATGGATCGCGTTCTCCGGGACCTCGGTGACCCTTGACGGCAAGCAGCACTACCTCGACTCCCACCTGTCCTACCAGCGCGCCTGCCTGCACGCGATCGACTACCTCACGAAGTTCGGCTACAGCCCTGAGCAGGCCTACCTGCTCCTGGGGTCGGCGCCCATCGAGGGAAGGCTGTCCGGCGTGGTGGACATCCCCAACTCCTGCTCGACGGTCTACATCCCCACAGCCATCTTCGACTTCGACGTCCGGCCCTCGGCCGCCGGCCCGCACCGGGTGGACCCCGGAATGGGCGCACCCAGATCGAGCAACGCCTAG
- a CDS encoding FmdB family zinc ribbon protein — translation MPIYEYRCPRCDVFDVVRAMGAAQGVDTCPTCGGPAVRRFTAPHLARTGTAAFRLLDATSRSAAEPQVVSGPLPTADPRKAPLSSSNPLHRKLPRP, via the coding sequence ATGCCGATCTACGAGTATCGCTGTCCCCGGTGCGATGTGTTCGACGTCGTCCGCGCCATGGGCGCAGCACAGGGAGTGGATACCTGCCCCACCTGCGGGGGGCCTGCCGTGCGACGCTTCACCGCTCCTCACCTCGCCAGGACGGGAACTGCAGCGTTCCGATTGCTCGATGCGACCAGCCGGAGCGCAGCGGAACCGCAGGTCGTCTCCGGGCCGCTTCCGACAGCGGACCCGCGCAAGGCCCCGCTCTCCTCGTCCAACCCGCTCCATAGGAAACTGCCGCGGCCCTAG
- a CDS encoding GAP family protein has product MISGALLAGITGLALADSLNPATIVVITLILLTVRRRPVGSALTFVLGAMSTVFVLGTAILLGASAAADAVGEGLIWLRRGVFLIAAVALAVAGVRRFTDRQRKGVALPAWFGVWTAFPLGVLVTGADLPNAFPYFIAIERMVDADVGIPIGLMVLAAYALVYCLPCLILLVLGMTHGDNVRARLQKVSDRFSTGTVKRSVPMAVALFLLAAAVLTIALWP; this is encoded by the coding sequence ATGATCAGCGGCGCCCTGCTCGCCGGGATCACCGGACTCGCCCTCGCTGACTCCCTGAACCCGGCCACGATCGTCGTCATCACGCTCATCCTCCTCACCGTCAGGCGTCGCCCGGTCGGCTCGGCCCTGACCTTCGTCCTGGGGGCGATGAGCACGGTCTTCGTGCTGGGCACGGCGATCCTCCTCGGAGCCAGCGCCGCGGCCGACGCCGTCGGTGAAGGACTGATCTGGCTGCGTCGCGGCGTCTTCCTGATTGCCGCCGTCGCCCTCGCCGTCGCTGGTGTCCGCCGTTTCACGGACCGGCAGAGGAAGGGCGTGGCGCTGCCGGCCTGGTTCGGCGTGTGGACTGCGTTTCCCCTCGGGGTGCTCGTGACCGGAGCCGATCTGCCGAACGCGTTCCCGTACTTCATCGCGATCGAGCGGATGGTCGACGCGGACGTCGGCATACCGATCGGGCTGATGGTGCTCGCCGCCTACGCGCTCGTGTACTGCCTGCCGTGCCTGATCCTGCTCGTCCTGGGGATGACCCACGGCGACAACGTGAGGGCTCGCCTGCAGAAGGTGTCCGACCGTTTCTCCACGGGAACCGTCAAGCGCTCCGTCCCGATGGCGGTCGCCCTGTTCCTGCTCGCCGCAGCGGTCCTGACCATCGCCCTGTGGCCGTGA
- a CDS encoding TetR/AcrR family transcriptional regulator yields MSTRDTILQTARNLTIEAGVVPSMDVIARAAGVSKGGMMHHFTSRAALVEGIAREAILDMDDALDTAAAQGTAVETWLRLSASREEAALYRAMSIILTDHASLTDTLLQQAAESTERWERLFAAETGDPVTATVVRLLGDGLLLNTLADDAEHDIDAILQWLDRRSGT; encoded by the coding sequence ATGAGCACCAGAGACACGATCCTGCAGACCGCCCGGAACCTGACGATCGAAGCCGGCGTGGTCCCCTCGATGGACGTCATCGCCCGGGCCGCCGGTGTCTCCAAGGGCGGGATGATGCACCACTTCACGTCCCGGGCCGCCCTCGTCGAGGGCATCGCCCGGGAGGCGATCCTGGACATGGATGACGCCCTGGACACGGCGGCCGCCCAGGGAACGGCCGTCGAGACGTGGTTGCGGCTGTCGGCATCCCGTGAGGAAGCGGCCCTCTACCGCGCGATGTCGATCATCCTGACGGACCACGCCTCCCTGACGGACACCCTGCTGCAGCAGGCGGCGGAGTCCACCGAACGGTGGGAGCGGCTTTTCGCGGCCGAGACGGGTGATCCGGTGACAGCGACGGTTGTCCGCCTCCTGGGCGACGGGCTCCTGCTCAACACCCTCGCGGACGATGCCGAGCACGATATCGACGCGATCCTGCAGTGGCTCGACCGCAGGTCCGGCACATGA
- a CDS encoding DapH/DapD/GlmU-related protein: MELSDLLTALNAGETITGDSPLHRVMHGVSQEALRITGELNSGYQEPARVRYLMSQLLGKPVDESVTVFPPFYSDFGKNIALGQRIFINAGCKLQDQGGVVIGDDCLIGHNVVMATLNHDLDPTRRADMKPSPIVIGPNVWVGSNATILPGVTIGANAVIAAAAVVTKDVPENAVVVGSPARVVRSVTG, translated from the coding sequence GTGGAACTCAGCGATCTACTGACCGCCCTGAATGCCGGTGAGACCATCACGGGGGACTCGCCCCTGCACCGGGTCATGCACGGTGTGAGCCAGGAAGCCCTGCGCATCACGGGCGAACTGAACAGTGGCTACCAGGAACCGGCGCGCGTGCGGTACCTGATGTCCCAACTCCTGGGGAAGCCGGTCGACGAGTCCGTGACGGTCTTCCCACCGTTCTACTCCGACTTCGGCAAGAACATCGCCCTGGGACAGCGGATCTTCATCAACGCCGGCTGCAAGCTGCAGGACCAGGGCGGGGTGGTCATCGGCGACGACTGCCTGATCGGGCACAACGTGGTCATGGCGACCCTCAATCACGACCTCGACCCCACGAGGCGCGCCGACATGAAGCCGTCCCCGATCGTCATCGGTCCCAATGTGTGGGTCGGCTCGAATGCGACGATCCTCCCGGGCGTCACCATCGGGGCCAACGCTGTCATCGCAGCCGCCGCCGTCGTGACGAAGGACGTGCCGGAGAACGCGGTGGTCGTGGGCTCGCCCGCACGGGTGGTGCGATCCGTGACCGGTTGA
- a CDS encoding formylglycine-generating enzyme family protein, which yields MAAPDLRPLPAGEVELHDARRRRRWSVRLEPYEIGAFPVTEAEYRHVMGGAGSGLGSPVVDLSWLDAVTFCNAASIQAGLPPAYVLDAGSVTWRTGASGYRLPTEAEWEYACRAGTQGPHYQCLELSAWTADDEVDRPQPVGSKQANAFGLYDTLGNVWEWCWDLLDPARYGDYRVFRGGGFADERWSVRASTRRGGAPGMSHPDVGLRLARGAFDTGQAAQGWSATTDAERGAISGALPSGWTPRRS from the coding sequence GTGGCTGCCCCCGATCTACGTCCGCTGCCGGCAGGCGAGGTGGAGTTGCATGACGCGCGACGCCGGCGCAGGTGGTCGGTGCGACTCGAACCGTACGAGATCGGGGCCTTCCCCGTCACCGAGGCCGAGTACAGGCACGTGATGGGCGGTGCCGGGTCGGGGTTGGGCTCGCCCGTCGTGGACCTGAGCTGGCTGGACGCGGTCACGTTCTGCAACGCGGCCTCGATCCAGGCCGGGCTCCCGCCCGCCTACGTGCTCGATGCGGGCTCTGTGACATGGCGGACCGGAGCTTCCGGGTACCGGCTGCCGACGGAGGCCGAGTGGGAGTATGCCTGCCGTGCCGGCACGCAGGGGCCGCACTACCAGTGCCTCGAGCTCAGTGCGTGGACGGCCGACGACGAGGTGGACCGGCCGCAGCCCGTGGGGTCGAAGCAGGCCAACGCGTTCGGGCTGTACGACACCCTCGGCAACGTCTGGGAGTGGTGTTGGGATCTGCTCGACCCGGCGCGCTACGGGGACTACCGGGTCTTCCGCGGAGGTGGATTCGCGGATGAACGGTGGAGTGTCCGCGCGTCGACCCGGCGGGGCGGAGCGCCGGGGATGAGCCATCCCGACGTCGGCCTGCGGCTGGCGAGGGGCGCGTTCGATACAGGTCAGGCAGCACAGGGCTGGTCGGCCACGACCGATGCCGAGCGAGGAGCCATCAGCGGTGCGTTGCCGTCAGGCTGGACCCCCCGACGGTCCTGA